CATGCCGGGTCCCGCCGGCACGCACCCGCCCAGCATGCAAGGCATGGTGGTGTCCGTCATGCGCGCTGCCGGCATCTTGCCGATGAGCACCGTGGGGCAGCCCTTCATGATGGGCAGTGGCATGGCAGGATGGGGGACCGGAGCAGGTACCGGGGCGGGGGGATGGATGGGGGCGTGGCAGTGGGGTGCCGCTTGCAGCACCTTGTCGCCGAGACGGGCTGCGGGAGGCATCAGTGAATGTCGAAGGTGAAGCCATCCGGCCCGAGGCCAACATGGATGGCGTCGATGGATTGACCGTTGGCCATGCGCTCCAGAACCCGGGACGACAGGTCGGGGAGCAGGCTGCGCGAGAGAATGTTCTCGATGTTGCGAGCGCCGGACGCGCTTTCCGTGCAGCGCTCCGCTATGGCTTCCAGCAATGTCGGCTCGAAGGAAAAGTCGGCCCCATAGGCTTCCCTCACGCGCCTGCCGATGCGGTCGAGCTGCAGGACCACGATTTTGCGGAGCACGCCTTCGCTCAGCGGCAGGTAGGGCACCAGCGTGACGCGACCGAGAAAGGCGGCCTTGTAGTGTTTGCTCAGTTCCGGCCGCAGAGCCTCGGCCAGGACCGCAGGTTCGGGAGCGGTGAACGGATCCGCGCACAGGCGGGCGATCTGGTCGGAGGCTGCATTGGAAGTCATGAGGATGATGGTGTTCTTGAAGTCCACGTCCCGGCCTTCGCCGTCCTTCATGTGGCCCTTGTCGAACACTTGGAAGAAGACGTCCTGCACGCCCGGATGGGCCTTTTCCATCTCGTCCAGCAGGATCACCGAATAGGGCCGCCGGCGCACCGCCTCGGTCAGGATGCCCCCTTCGCCGTAGCCCACATAGCCGGGAGGGCTTCCCATGAGAAGGCTGACCTTATGCTCCTCCTTGAACTCCGACATGTTGATGGTGGTCAGGTTCTGCGAGCCGCCATAAAGCAGTTCGGCGAGGGTGAGCGCCGTCTCCGTCTTGCCGACGCCCGAAGGTCCCACCATCAGGAAGACGCCCAGGGGCTTGCGCGGATCGGTCAAGCCGGCCCGCGAGGTGCGGATGGCTTGCGCTACGGCGGCTATGGCGTGGGATTGGCCGACGATCCGTTGTTCCATACGCTCTTGAAGGGCAAGGACGGTGTGGATTTCGTCCGAGCGCATCCGGCCTGCGGGAATGCCGGTCCAATTCTGCACCACCTCGGCGATGGCCTGGCCATCCACCAGTGGATGCACCATGGGCTCCTCGCCCTGTAGGGCAGCAAGGGCCGCGCGGGTGGCCGTGAACTCCTCCGTCAGGCCCTCCGGCGCCGGCTCCTCCGCAGTGGCGCCTTCCACTTCCTTGCGCAGCCCGGAAAGCTGCTCGACGAGCGTGCGTTCCTCCTCCCAACGCGTGGTCAGGGCGTCGCGCTCGGCGGCCAGGCGCGCCTGCTCCTCTTCCAACGCTGCCCGACGTGCGGTGTGGTCGAGGCCGGTGGCGCTCTCGCGTGCCAGAAGCGTCAGTTCGTCGCCGATCAGGTCAAGGCGCCGCACTCGGTCTTCCACCGCGGTGGGAATGGTGGTCTGGCTCACCGCGACGCGTGCGCAGGCGGTATCGAGAAGGGACACCCCCTTGTCGGGCAACTGCCGCGCAGGAATATACCGGGCTGACAGGCGCACCGCCTCGGTGACCGCTTCGTCCAGGATCCGCACCTTGTGATAGGCCTCAAGGGTAGGAACGAGGCCGCGCAGCATGGCGGCCGCCACCGGCTCGCTCGGCTCTTCCACCTTCACCACCTGAAAGCGGCGGACCAGCGCGGCGTCCTTTTCGAAATACTTCTTGTACTCCGCCCAAGTGGTGGCGGCGATGGTGCGCAGCTCGCCACGGGCGAGCGCCGGCTTCAGCAGGTTGGCGGCATCACCCTGGCCGGCGGTGCCCCCCGCACCGATTAGAGTATGTGCTTCGTCAATGAACAGGATCACCGGGTTGGGACTGGCCTTCACAGCGTCGATCACTGCGCGCAGACGGGCTTCAAATTCCCCCTTCACGCCGGCGCCGGCTTGAAGGAGCCCCAGGTCGAGGGAGCGCAGCGTCACGTTGCGCAGAGCGGGCGGCACATCGCCGGAAGCGATGCGCAACGCAAACCCCTCCACCACGGCAGTCTTTCCAACGCCCGCCTCCCCCGTGAGGATCGGGTTGTTCTGCCGGCGGCGGATAAGGATGTCGACGATCTGCCGGATCTCGTCGTCGCGGCCGAGGATGGTGTCGATGCGCCCATCGCGCGCTTGCGCGGTCATGTCGACGGTGAATCGCGCCAGAGGATCACCGCCCGCGCCGCCCTGTACGCCCGGGCTCGTCGTGTCCGTGCCAGCGGGC
This genomic interval from Aquabacter sp. L1I39 contains the following:
- a CDS encoding PAAR domain-containing protein, yielding MPPAARLGDKVLQAAPHCHAPIHPPAPVPAPVPHPAMPLPIMKGCPTVLIGKMPAARMTDTTMPCMLGGCVPAGPGMILKGSATVLIGKLPAARVGDSTLHASCVAPIPSPSGTVLPPGCPTVMIGG
- the tssH gene encoding type VI secretion system ATPase TssH, yielding MASVDLKALMARLDPLCRTALEGAAGLALMRTNYNVELEHWLLKLVEEERCDLALMLTRSGLDLGRLSQDLTRALDRLRTGNGRAPGLSPDVIEQVKQAWFLASIDAGQAQIRSGHLLLALLADERLAPRTTDMAPPLRSLSPDALKRDFPALTAKSREADMALASPAGTDTTSPGVQGGAGGDPLARFTVDMTAQARDGRIDTILGRDDEIRQIVDILIRRRQNNPILTGEAGVGKTAVVEGFALRIASGDVPPALRNVTLRSLDLGLLQAGAGVKGEFEARLRAVIDAVKASPNPVILFIDEAHTLIGAGGTAGQGDAANLLKPALARGELRTIAATTWAEYKKYFEKDAALVRRFQVVKVEEPSEPVAAAMLRGLVPTLEAYHKVRILDEAVTEAVRLSARYIPARQLPDKGVSLLDTACARVAVSQTTIPTAVEDRVRRLDLIGDELTLLARESATGLDHTARRAALEEEQARLAAERDALTTRWEEERTLVEQLSGLRKEVEGATAEEPAPEGLTEEFTATRAALAALQGEEPMVHPLVDGQAIAEVVQNWTGIPAGRMRSDEIHTVLALQERMEQRIVGQSHAIAAVAQAIRTSRAGLTDPRKPLGVFLMVGPSGVGKTETALTLAELLYGGSQNLTTINMSEFKEEHKVSLLMGSPPGYVGYGEGGILTEAVRRRPYSVILLDEMEKAHPGVQDVFFQVFDKGHMKDGEGRDVDFKNTIILMTSNAASDQIARLCADPFTAPEPAVLAEALRPELSKHYKAAFLGRVTLVPYLPLSEGVLRKIVVLQLDRIGRRVREAYGADFSFEPTLLEAIAERCTESASGARNIENILSRSLLPDLSSRVLERMANGQSIDAIHVGLGPDGFTFDIH